The following are encoded together in the Fructilactobacillus ixorae genome:
- a CDS encoding MucBP domain-containing protein encodes MVVALYQIPRRVVTSPVIKIHYQSDDGEPLEKIDNQLSDVTLTGSPGSSYSIKTPPVSGYGYLKSTLPLKGVFTSSQSALVIYSKNK; translated from the coding sequence ATGGTGGTGGCGCTTTACCAGATTCCACGCCGAGTAGTAACAAGTCCGGTAATTAAAATTCATTATCAATCAGACGACGGAGAACCACTGGAAAAAATTGATAACCAACTTTCTGATGTCACTTTAACAGGTAGCCCTGGTAGTAGTTATTCAATCAAAACTCCGCCAGTCAGTGGATATGGATATCTAAAGAGTACACTACCTTTGAAAGGTGTATTCACCTCAAGTCAATCTGCTTTAGTAATTTATAGCAAGAATAAATAA
- a CDS encoding phage protein, whose translation MPNLQNGGRGTVTVNAARNEVLHLIYNGKDKILNSGLAKGNAVQAQRTTAKVTAVAGFYGEPYYYESGDDSAKVTINVKDGSETDNILQALYNDQFDDSNNLVSTFDLKIEQKDKHKVTTLTDCLIANEPNQDMNDADHSMAWSLLAGKMTTISQKPNDNDFPWSDSTSANGGGALPDSTPSSNKSGN comes from the coding sequence ATGCCTAATTTACAAAACGGCGGACGTGGTACTGTTACGGTTAATGCTGCACGAAATGAAGTGCTTCATTTGATTTATAACGGTAAAGATAAGATTCTTAATTCAGGACTTGCAAAAGGAAATGCTGTTCAAGCACAAAGAACCACAGCAAAGGTTACTGCAGTCGCCGGGTTTTATGGTGAGCCGTATTACTACGAATCAGGAGACGATAGCGCAAAGGTTACTATTAACGTTAAGGATGGTTCAGAAACTGATAACATCCTCCAAGCGCTCTACAATGATCAGTTCGATGATAGCAACAACTTAGTTTCAACTTTTGATTTGAAAATTGAACAAAAGGATAAACATAAAGTTACGACGTTAACTGATTGTTTGATTGCAAACGAACCTAACCAGGATATGAATGATGCAGATCACTCGATGGCTTGGTCATTGCTGGCTGGTAAAATGACTACAATTTCTCAAAAGCCAAATGACAACGATTTTCCTTGGAGTGATAGCACTAGTGCAAATGGTGGTGGCGCTTTACCAGATTCCACGCCGAGTAGTAACAAGTCCGGTAATTAA